In Perognathus longimembris pacificus isolate PPM17 unplaced genomic scaffold, ASM2315922v1 HiC_scaffold_5660, whole genome shotgun sequence, one DNA window encodes the following:
- the LOC125345410 gene encoding general vesicular transport factor p115-like: MTFQLTGQIAENLGEEEQLVQGLCALLLGISIYFNDNSLENYVNEKLKQLIEKRIGTENFIEKLGFISKHELYSRASQKPQPNFPSPEYMIFDHEFTKLVQELEGVITKAIYKSSEEDKKEEEVKKTLEQHDNIVTHYKNMI; this comes from the exons ATGAC ATTTCAGCTTACAGGACAGATTGCAGAAAACCTTGGGGAAGAAGAGCAGTTGGTCCAAGGCTTATGTGCCCTTCTGTTGGGTATTTCAATTTACTTCAATGATAACTCACTTGAGAACTACGTGAA tgagaaactaaaacaactaaTAGAGAAGAGGATTGGCACAGAGAATTTCATAGAGAAACTAGGATTTATTAGCAAACATGAACTGTACTCCAGAGCATCACAGAAACCCCAGCCAAACTTTCCCAGTCCAGAATACATGATATTCGATCATGAATTCACAAAGCTGGTACAAGAACTTGAAG GTGTTATAACTAAGGCTATTTATAAGTCCAGtgaagaagacaaaaaggaagaggaggtaaAGAAAACATTAGAGCAGCATGACAACATCGTGACTCACTATAAAAATATGATTTGA